One part of the Helicobacter cetorum MIT 99-5656 genome encodes these proteins:
- a CDS encoding outer membrane beta-barrel protein, which yields MRALLIVLLSFISLKAEKSSWYVGGSFLIGQGEQQRIITSNTNSIPLGLSPIPSIPLETPPKQETPKPQEPKKPDVSSSSEPLGQPQPSVSQPQQPNQQPNNPPQSKQPQHKSAPEEQPKSAQPQSQEQPEPQHQPQVQEPEPAEEPQPPQAQHQAPVSVPSSKKPKGRSEDSGQNPPLQNKQEQEAKAQYETEVETYKQQKSDSLDAAMSSPQWTTYQKYCQSLSKGATDGTALRDCQGLKGVSHATYESQFNKIFGNEPNFPQLPTCPIPQNFPFPNGTTSQSIQDYYCYGVGANPNIFQNMAQFFIRHALSHSNSFISKYATQSLNTTTSKQTTLHYGVSLAIGYKHFFVPRFGLRTYANIEYLYTNAYFSNSNILYGGGLDFLANIIDNNDKQSMIFGIFAGVNLAGNTSIAQIKDNHVSNTQFNTFLHTGLRFVFNGMHEFDLGVKVPFLKNPSVSLNTSNKLYEVQNNTLYSMFISYYYLF from the coding sequence ATGAGAGCCTTACTAATTGTTTTACTCTCTTTTATAAGCCTCAAAGCTGAAAAGAGTTCATGGTATGTGGGTGGAAGCTTTTTAATCGGTCAGGGTGAACAACAAAGAATTATTACTTCTAATACTAATAGCATCCCCTTAGGATTAAGCCCTATACCTAGCATACCTTTAGAGACACCACCTAAGCAAGAAACACCAAAACCACAAGAACCAAAAAAACCAGATGTTTCTTCAAGCTCAGAGCCACTAGGGCAACCACAACCTTCAGTTTCACAGCCACAACAACCTAACCAACAACCTAATAATCCACCACAGAGTAAACAACCACAACACAAATCAGCCCCAGAAGAACAACCAAAATCAGCTCAACCACAAAGTCAAGAACAGCCAGAACCACAGCACCAACCGCAGGTTCAAGAACCAGAACCAGCCGAAGAGCCACAGCCACCCCAAGCACAACACCAAGCCCCAGTATCAGTTCCTAGCTCTAAAAAACCTAAAGGCCGCTCAGAAGACTCAGGTCAAAACCCACCCCTACAAAATAAACAAGAACAAGAAGCTAAAGCTCAATATGAGACTGAAGTGGAAACATACAAACAACAAAAAAGCGATTCTCTTGACGCAGCTATGAGTAGTCCACAATGGACGACATATCAAAAATATTGCCAGAGTTTGAGTAAGGGAGCTACAGACGGAACGGCTTTGCGTGATTGTCAAGGACTTAAAGGAGTTAGCCATGCGACTTATGAAAGCCAATTTAATAAAATTTTTGGTAACGAGCCTAATTTTCCGCAACTTCCTACTTGTCCTATACCACAGAACTTTCCTTTTCCAAATGGGACTACAAGTCAAAGCATACAAGACTACTATTGCTATGGGGTGGGTGCTAATCCAAATATATTTCAAAATATGGCACAATTTTTTATCCGCCATGCCTTATCCCATTCTAACTCTTTCATCTCTAAATACGCCACACAATCATTAAATACAACTACTTCCAAACAAACCACTCTCCATTATGGAGTTAGTCTAGCTATAGGATACAAACATTTCTTTGTGCCTAGATTTGGATTAAGAACTTATGCTAATATTGAATACCTTTACACTAACGCTTACTTCTCTAACTCTAATATCCTTTATGGGGGTGGGTTAGACTTCCTAGCTAATATCATAGACAATAACGACAAGCAAAGCATGATTTTTGGAATCTTTGCTGGAGTCAATCTTGCTGGAAACACTTCAATTGCTCAAATCAAAGACAACCATGTGAGTAACACTCAATTTAACACCTTCTTACATACAGGATTAAGATTTGTCTTTAATGGCATGCATGAATTTGATTTAGGAGTGAAGGTGCCTTTCTTAAAAAATCCTAGTGTTTCTTTAAACACTTCTAACAAACTCTATGAAGTTCAAAACAACACTCTTTATAGCATGTTTATTAGTTATTATTATTTGTTCTAG
- a CDS encoding single-stranded DNA-binding protein: MFNRVIMVGRLTRNVELKYLPSGSAAATIGLATNRRFKKQDGTLGEDVCFIDVRLFGRTAEIANQYLSKGSSVLIEGRLTYESWTDQMGKKNSRHTITADSLQFMDRKPTEDNAMHDNFNNAYPNQTSYNAPNHDNFNQSPNYSNYQNTYAKEIPQAQPPKYQNSVPEINIDEEEIPF; this comes from the coding sequence ATGTTTAACAGGGTGATTATGGTAGGGCGTTTGACTAGGAATGTGGAGTTGAAGTATTTACCTAGTGGTTCAGCCGCAGCTACAATAGGCTTAGCCACAAACAGGCGTTTTAAAAAGCAAGATGGTACACTCGGCGAAGATGTATGCTTCATAGATGTGCGGTTGTTTGGACGCACGGCTGAAATTGCTAACCAATATCTAAGCAAGGGTTCAAGCGTTTTGATAGAAGGGCGTTTGACCTATGAGAGCTGGACAGACCAAATGGGTAAAAAAAATTCTCGCCACACTATCACAGCAGACTCTTTGCAATTTATGGATAGAAAACCCACTGAAGACAATGCCATGCATGACAATTTCAATAACGCCTATCCTAACCAAACGAGCTATAACGCCCCTAATCATGATAATTTTAATCAAAGCCCAAATTATTCAAATTATCAAAACACTTATGCCAAAGAGATTCCACAGGCACAGCCACCTAAATATCAAAACAGCGTGCCTGAAATCAATATTGATGAAGAAGAAATCCCCTTTTAA
- the holA gene encoding DNA polymerase III subunit delta has protein sequence MYRKDLDNYLKQHLPKAVFLYGEFDFFIHYYIQMISSLIKRSNPNIETSFFYASDYETSQVMTLLEQDSLFGDSSLVVLKLDFALLGRKKFKENDINLFLKALERPSNHRLIVGLYGAKSELIKYKYSSDTMVKMFQKSPLKDQAIYARFFTPKTWESLKFLQEKAHALGVNINSHLLNTLFEINNEDLGIALSDLEKLAILNTPITLEDIQELSSNAGDMDLQKLILGLFLKKSVLNTYDYLLKEGKKDQDILRGLERYFYQLFLFFAHIKTTGLVDAKEVLGYVPPKEIAENYAKNALRLKEVGYKRVFEIFRLWHVQSMQGQKELGFLYLAQIQKIINN, from the coding sequence ATGTATCGTAAAGATTTGGATAATTATTTGAAACAGCATCTTCCAAAAGCGGTGTTTTTGTATGGGGAGTTTGATTTTTTTATCCATTACTACATTCAAATGATTAGCTCTCTTATCAAGCGGAGTAATCCTAATATAGAGACTTCGTTTTTTTATGCGAGTGATTATGAAACGAGTCAGGTGATGACACTTTTAGAACAAGATTCTCTATTTGGAGATAGTAGTTTAGTGGTTTTAAAATTAGACTTCGCTCTTTTAGGGCGTAAGAAATTCAAAGAAAATGACATTAATCTTTTTTTAAAAGCCTTAGAACGCCCCAGTAATCACAGACTCATTGTAGGACTTTATGGAGCTAAGAGCGAGCTGATTAAATACAAATATAGTAGCGATACCATGGTAAAAATGTTTCAAAAAAGCCCCTTAAAAGACCAAGCCATTTACGCTCGCTTTTTTACCCCTAAAACTTGGGAGAGTTTGAAGTTTTTGCAAGAAAAAGCCCATGCATTAGGGGTAAACATTAACAGCCATTTGCTAAACACTCTTTTTGAAATTAACAACGAAGATTTAGGCATTGCATTGAGCGATTTAGAAAAACTAGCTATTTTAAACACTCCTATTACTTTAGAAGACATTCAAGAATTAAGCTCAAATGCGGGGGATATGGATTTACAAAAGCTCATTTTAGGGCTTTTTCTTAAAAAAAGCGTTCTAAATACCTATGATTATTTGCTGAAAGAAGGCAAGAAAGACCAAGACATTTTAAGGGGCTTAGAAAGGTATTTTTACCAGCTTTTTTTATTTTTCGCCCATATTAAGACTACAGGTTTAGTGGACGCTAAAGAAGTTCTAGGCTATGTGCCACCCAAAGAGATTGCAGAAAATTATGCTAAAAATGCCTTACGCTTAAAAGAAGTCGGCTATAAGCGTGTGTTTGAAATCTTTAGGTTATGGCATGTTCAAAGCATGCAAGGACAAAAGGAATTAGGTTTTTTGTATCTAGCACAAATTCAAAAAATCATCAATAATTAA
- the rpsR gene encoding 30S ribosomal protein S18: MERKRYSKRYCKYTEAKISFIDYKDLDMLKHTLSERYKIMPRRLTGNSKKWQERVEVAIKRARHMALVPYIVDRKKVVDSPFRQH; encoded by the coding sequence ATGGAAAGAAAACGCTATTCAAAACGCTATTGCAAATATACTGAAGCTAAAATCAGCTTTATTGATTATAAAGATTTGGACATGCTCAAGCACACGCTATCAGAACGCTATAAAATCATGCCTAGAAGATTGACAGGTAATAGCAAGAAGTGGCAAGAGAGAGTGGAAGTAGCGATTAAAAGAGCCAGGCATATGGCATTAGTGCCTTACATTGTAGATAGAAAGAAAGTAGTAGACAGCCCTTTCAGACAGCATTAA
- a CDS encoding SH3 domain-containing protein, with product MKLFFRLFAQPLLVVLGFVLVYALVYVVLGMSVEKGHEVKGHSNKSVKEERSKKAEVKTQEETQEETKESIKESETPSEKEVKEKKNNPLQENKQEVRFEQETKELQPPLAQPDIQSKKESMHAVVKKASLEVLGDYRVMASGVNVRAFPSTKGKIIGSLLRDQVVKVLEIQKDWAKIQLSASVQGYVFLKFLKKSH from the coding sequence ATGAAACTTTTTTTTAGACTTTTTGCACAGCCCCTGTTGGTTGTTTTGGGGTTTGTGCTGGTGTATGCCTTAGTGTATGTTGTGCTTGGCATGTCTGTTGAGAAAGGGCATGAAGTAAAAGGGCATTCAAATAAGAGCGTTAAAGAGGAGCGTTCCAAAAAAGCTGAAGTAAAAACTCAAGAAGAGACCCAAGAAGAGACTAAAGAAAGCATTAAGGAAAGCGAAACTCCTTCTGAAAAAGAAGTGAAAGAAAAAAAGAATAACCCCCTTCAAGAAAATAAACAAGAAGTTAGATTTGAGCAAGAAACCAAGGAGTTACAACCCCCCCTTGCCCAGCCTGATATTCAATCTAAGAAAGAAAGCATGCATGCTGTGGTAAAAAAAGCGTCTTTAGAAGTGTTGGGAGATTATAGGGTTATGGCAAGTGGCGTGAATGTGCGAGCTTTTCCTAGCACAAAAGGTAAAATCATCGGTTCGCTTTTGAGAGACCAGGTCGTGAAGGTGCTAGAGATTCAAAAAGATTGGGCAAAAATCCAGCTTTCTGCGAGTGTTCAGGGATATGTATTTTTGAAGTTTTTGAAAAAGTCTCATTAA
- the rpsF gene encoding 30S ribosomal protein S6 yields MRHYETMFILKPTLVEEEIKAKIEFYKEVITKHSGVIETSLDMGMRNLAYEIKKHKRGYYYVIYFKAEPSMILELERLYRINEDVLRFIVIKYDSKKEVEAWHSLVDRANKKPSHTKEKHEKSEPTHSHNEEKVESTEAHSE; encoded by the coding sequence ATGAGACATTATGAAACGATGTTTATTCTCAAACCTACTCTAGTAGAAGAAGAGATTAAAGCAAAAATTGAGTTTTATAAAGAAGTGATTACTAAGCATAGTGGCGTGATTGAGACTAGCTTAGATATGGGTATGCGTAATCTAGCTTATGAAATCAAAAAGCATAAAAGGGGTTACTACTATGTGATTTATTTCAAAGCGGAGCCTTCAATGATTTTGGAGCTTGAAAGATTGTATCGCATTAATGAAGATGTGTTGCGTTTTATTGTCATTAAATACGACAGCAAGAAAGAGGTAGAAGCTTGGCATTCGCTAGTGGATAGAGCTAACAAAAAGCCATCGCACACTAAAGAAAAGCATGAAAAATCTGAGCCAACACACTCTCATAATGAAGAGAAAGTAGAAAGCACAGAAGCACATAGTGAGTGA
- a CDS encoding RNB domain-containing ribonuclease, translated as MQGFLRSLFFGVKGIPKKFAPLVERGVLKEVVDFKNQRYILKEGFEIARVQRVHKNKAFLISLARSYPKDPLIRNLPHSLDSNAIILCAIKPHKNRPIAFFKAVITDEAPFMLGYLAKKNNQIIALSFKEPFKKALVLKHSQKSLLGLPRNCVVKIDTKKRKISEILGALEDPLLDENLSLSLFDRIKDFSKDCLNLAHHYAQIKATDFKNRINYSRIPFITIDPKDAKDFDDAIFYDREKNVLFVAIADVSEFVPKHSSLDTEARLRGFSVYFPNSVYPMLPLSLSQGACSLKAKEKRLALVYEIPLNALENAQLFQGIIEVRANCSYEEINHFLSHKKSSLSKELQKSLLGFLEVALKLKDKRLKKGFDFNAFENKLYLNEEGRIEKIEIEKASYAHTLIEEAMLLANQSSARLLDRHFHNKGIYRIHKEPSLEQQKRLYAKLFDYDIIRPKNMGFFPFLEYALKVAKEKKLEREVARLIIKSQNEALYSFTQESHFGLGFFSYTHFTSPIRRYSDLALHRLLKELLFHQAKGCSYLLEEMPPLCSELNALQKKVALIERDFVKRKYTRLALEHLEEEFQGIVLEIKDEVVVGLEGKLVGLKVLVKTPKTFRVLEKVRVKITHADLVLGQVKGEIIERI; from the coding sequence ATGCAAGGGTTTTTAAGAAGTCTGTTTTTTGGGGTTAAAGGTATTCCTAAGAAATTCGCTCCTTTAGTAGAAAGGGGTGTTCTAAAAGAAGTGGTTGATTTTAAAAATCAACGCTATATTTTAAAAGAAGGCTTTGAAATCGCTAGAGTTCAACGAGTGCATAAAAATAAGGCGTTTTTAATCTCTTTAGCTAGAAGCTATCCTAAAGACCCATTAATTAGGAATTTGCCCCATTCTTTGGATAGTAACGCTATTATCTTATGTGCTATTAAGCCCCATAAAAACCGCCCCATAGCTTTTTTTAAAGCCGTTATCACTGATGAAGCACCTTTTATGCTAGGTTACTTAGCTAAAAAAAATAACCAAATCATCGCCCTTTCCTTTAAAGAGCCTTTTAAAAAAGCCCTTGTTTTAAAACACAGCCAAAAATCCTTATTAGGACTGCCTAGAAATTGCGTGGTAAAAATTGACACTAAAAAGCGTAAAATTAGTGAAATTTTAGGGGCTTTAGAAGACCCTTTGCTAGATGAAAACCTTTCTTTAAGTCTTTTTGATAGAATCAAGGATTTTTCAAAAGATTGTTTGAATTTAGCCCACCATTATGCACAAATTAAAGCTACAGATTTTAAAAATAGAATCAATTACTCTCGCATTCCTTTCATTACGATTGACCCAAAAGATGCCAAAGATTTTGATGATGCGATTTTTTATGACCGAGAAAAAAATGTCTTGTTTGTAGCTATTGCTGATGTGAGCGAATTTGTGCCAAAACATTCAAGCTTAGATACAGAAGCTAGGCTTAGGGGCTTTAGCGTGTATTTTCCTAATAGTGTCTATCCCATGCTTCCTTTGAGCCTGTCTCAAGGGGCATGTTCATTAAAGGCAAAAGAAAAACGCTTAGCTTTAGTGTATGAAATTCCTTTGAATGCATTAGAGAACGCTCAATTGTTTCAAGGTATTATTGAAGTTAGAGCTAATTGTAGTTATGAAGAAATCAATCATTTTCTAAGCCATAAAAAAAGCTCATTGAGCAAAGAATTACAAAAAAGCCTTTTGGGGTTTTTAGAAGTTGCTTTAAAGTTAAAAGATAAGCGTTTAAAAAAGGGGTTTGATTTCAATGCGTTTGAAAACAAGCTTTATTTGAATGAAGAAGGGCGTATAGAAAAGATTGAAATAGAAAAAGCAAGCTACGCACACACCCTTATAGAAGAAGCTATGCTACTAGCTAATCAATCTAGTGCGAGATTATTAGATAGACATTTTCACAATAAGGGGATATACCGCATCCACAAAGAGCCAAGTTTAGAGCAACAAAAACGCCTTTATGCTAAGCTTTTTGACTATGACATTATTCGCCCTAAAAACATGGGGTTTTTTCCATTTTTAGAATATGCCCTAAAAGTGGCGAAAGAAAAGAAATTAGAAAGAGAAGTTGCACGCTTGATAATCAAATCTCAAAATGAAGCACTCTATAGTTTCACTCAAGAAAGCCATTTTGGTTTAGGGTTTTTTAGCTATACGCATTTCACTTCACCCATTAGAAGGTATAGCGATTTAGCCTTACATAGGCTTTTAAAAGAATTGTTGTTTCATCAAGCTAAAGGTTGCTCGTATTTGCTAGAAGAAATGCCCCCCTTATGCTCCGAATTAAACGCTTTACAAAAAAAGGTCGCTTTAATTGAAAGGGATTTTGTCAAACGCAAATACACTCGCCTAGCCTTAGAGCATTTAGAAGAAGAGTTTCAAGGTATTGTTTTAGAGATTAAAGATGAAGTGGTTGTAGGATTAGAAGGAAAGCTTGTAGGACTAAAAGTCTTAGTAAAAACCCCAAAAACTTTTAGAGTGTTAGAAAAAGTGCGTGTTAAAATCACGCATGCTGACTTAGTTTTAGGACAAGTTAAAGGCGAAATCATAGAAAGGATTTAG
- a CDS encoding shikimate dehydrogenase yields MVLKSFGVFGNPIKHSKSPLIHNACFLAYQQSLGFLGHYHPILLPLESHIKDEFLGLGLSGANVTLPFKERAFQICDEVRGIALECKSVNTLVLENNQLVGYNTDALGFYLSLKHKSYQNALILGSGGSAKALACGLKEQGLKVSVLSRSANHLDFFEQLGCACFTNAPKNAFDLIINATSASLNNELPLDKEILKGYFKESKLAYDLMYGVLTPFLSLAKDLNINFQDGKDMLVYQASLSFEKFSSSKISYSKAFEIMRSVF; encoded by the coding sequence ATGGTTTTAAAATCCTTTGGGGTTTTTGGCAACCCCATTAAGCATTCCAAATCACCCTTAATCCATAACGCTTGTTTTTTGGCTTACCAACAATCTTTAGGGTTTTTGGGGCATTACCACCCTATATTGCTTCCTTTAGAGAGTCATATCAAAGATGAGTTTTTGGGCTTAGGGCTAAGCGGGGCTAATGTAACCTTACCCTTTAAGGAAAGGGCGTTTCAAATTTGTGATGAAGTCAGGGGCATAGCCCTTGAATGCAAGTCGGTAAACACCCTTGTTTTAGAGAATAATCAGCTTGTAGGTTACAATACTGATGCCTTAGGCTTTTATCTTTCACTAAAGCATAAAAGCTATCAAAACGCTTTGATTTTAGGCTCTGGGGGGAGTGCTAAAGCATTAGCATGCGGATTAAAAGAACAAGGCTTAAAAGTAAGCGTGTTGAGTCGCTCTGCTAATCATTTAGATTTCTTTGAGCAATTAGGCTGTGCTTGTTTCACTAATGCCCCTAAAAATGCCTTTGATTTGATTATTAATGCCACTTCAGCGAGTTTGAATAATGAACTACCTTTGGATAAAGAGATTTTGAAAGGGTATTTTAAAGAAAGTAAGCTTGCTTATGATTTAATGTATGGGGTTTTAACGCCCTTTTTGTCTCTAGCAAAAGACTTAAATATAAATTTTCAAGACGGAAAAGACATGCTAGTTTATCAAGCGTCTTTAAGCTTTGAAAAATTTAGCTCTTCTAAAATCTCTTATTCAAAGGCATTTGAAATAATGCGAAGTGTTTTTTGA
- a CDS encoding microcin C ABC transporter permease YejB — protein MITYILKRLVLIIPTLLVIMTINFFLIQSAPGGPVEQMMAKINNTQSKETQSASKGSIYRGSQGLESDLQESLKKLYGFDKPIGERYLLMLKKYLQFDFGESFYRQIKVVDLIKEKLPVSVSLGLFSTLLIYLISIPLGIFKARHNNEPLDVLSSVVIIVANAIPAFLFAVVLIAFFAGGNYLHWFPLKGLVSDNFESFSTLGKIKDYLWHITLPVICISLGGFASLTLLVKNSFLDEMGKLYVVSAKAKGCSVGRIFYAHVFRNAILLVVAGFPQAFLGMFFSSSLLIEIVFSLDGLGLLGYESIVSRDYPVVFGSLYIFTLLGLVASLVSDLLCAVIDPRIDFEKR, from the coding sequence ATGATTACTTACATTCTTAAACGCTTGGTGCTGATTATTCCTACCTTATTGGTTATTATGACTATCAATTTTTTTCTTATTCAATCCGCCCCAGGGGGTCCTGTAGAACAAATGATGGCTAAAATCAATAACACTCAATCTAAAGAAACACAAAGCGCTTCTAAGGGGAGTATTTATAGGGGGTCTCAAGGCTTGGAGAGTGATTTGCAAGAGAGCTTGAAAAAGCTTTATGGTTTTGATAAGCCCATAGGTGAACGCTACTTGCTCATGCTTAAAAAGTATTTGCAATTTGATTTTGGCGAGAGCTTTTACCGTCAAATTAAAGTGGTTGATTTGATTAAAGAAAAGCTGCCGGTTTCTGTTTCTTTGGGACTTTTTAGCACGCTTCTAATTTATCTGATTTCTATTCCTTTGGGGATTTTTAAGGCTAGACATAATAATGAGCCTTTAGATGTGCTTAGTAGCGTGGTGATTATTGTTGCAAATGCCATTCCAGCGTTTTTGTTTGCGGTCGTATTGATTGCTTTTTTTGCAGGGGGGAATTATTTGCACTGGTTTCCTTTAAAGGGGCTAGTGAGCGATAATTTTGAAAGTTTCAGCACGCTAGGTAAAATCAAGGATTATTTATGGCATATTACCCTGCCTGTGATTTGTATTTCTTTGGGGGGTTTTGCAAGCCTTACGCTTTTGGTTAAAAACTCTTTTTTAGATGAAATGGGAAAGCTTTATGTAGTGAGTGCTAAGGCTAAGGGTTGTTCAGTGGGGCGTATTTTTTACGCTCATGTGTTTCGCAATGCGATTTTATTAGTCGTGGCTGGTTTTCCACAAGCTTTTTTAGGCATGTTTTTTAGCTCAAGCCTACTCATAGAGATTGTTTTTAGCTTAGATGGGTTAGGGCTATTAGGGTATGAAAGTATAGTGAGTAGGGATTATCCGGTGGTTTTTGGTTCGCTTTATATTTTCACGCTTTTAGGTTTAGTGGCAAGCTTAGTGAGTGATTTGCTCTGTGCGGTGATTGACCCTAGGATTGATTTTGAAAAGCGTTAA
- a CDS encoding extracellular solute-binding protein: protein MLLRILGLFLGIFYVLKATPYLYLGEEPKYKDKFTHFEYVNPNAPKGGVLRNEAIGTFDSFNPFVIKGTKAEGLDLIYDTLMAQSLDEPYAEYPLIAKDVEVAKDNSYVIFTLNKRARFSNNAPILAVDVKFSFDTIMKLGSPIYKQYYQDVEKCVILDRHRVKFIFKTTENKELPLILGQLQIFSKKAFKKDYFTKNPLLIPVSSGPYRIASFDVGKKITYQRNPNYWARNLASRKGQFNFNQVKFEYYKDETIALQAFLSGAYDWRIESVAKVWARGYVGKAIDNKEITKHLIAHKMPSGMQGFFFNTRRAIFKDKRVREALFYAFDFEWANKNLFFSQYKRITSFFSNSVYASTLLPSPEEKALLTPYEKNLDERVFDEPFVVPRTDGADVLGYNLRENLKYAQGLLKSAGYTFKNMRLVDKNNKPFSFTLLLNSPAFERLALAFAKNLRVLGIELQIQRVDLSQYVNRVKSYDFDMVVGVIGQSPFPGNEQRFYFGSSSAKEKGTRNYAGISSKIVDNLIEKIINAKDYKEQVVATQAMDRVLLWGFYVIPHFYLPTYRIATYNYIGLPETSPSYGFSPYLWWAKKYEKGHAK from the coding sequence GTGTTATTGAGAATTTTGGGCTTATTTTTAGGGATATTTTATGTTTTAAAAGCAACGCCCTATTTGTATTTAGGTGAAGAACCCAAATACAAGGATAAATTCACGCATTTTGAGTATGTTAACCCTAACGCCCCTAAGGGTGGGGTCTTAAGAAATGAAGCGATAGGAACTTTTGATAGTTTCAACCCTTTTGTCATTAAAGGCACTAAGGCAGAAGGCTTGGATTTAATCTATGATACTTTAATGGCACAAAGTTTAGATGAACCTTACGCAGAATACCCCTTGATTGCTAAAGATGTAGAAGTGGCTAAGGACAATAGCTATGTGATTTTTACCTTAAATAAAAGAGCAAGATTTAGCAATAACGCTCCCATTTTGGCTGTTGATGTAAAATTTAGCTTTGATACGATAATGAAACTTGGCTCACCCATCTATAAGCAATACTATCAAGATGTAGAAAAATGTGTTATTTTGGACAGGCATCGTGTTAAATTTATCTTTAAAACCACCGAAAATAAAGAGTTGCCTTTGATTTTAGGGCAATTACAGATTTTTTCAAAAAAAGCCTTTAAAAAGGATTATTTCACCAAAAATCCTTTGCTTATTCCGGTTTCTAGCGGTCCTTATAGAATCGCTTCTTTTGATGTGGGTAAGAAAATCACTTATCAAAGAAACCCTAATTATTGGGCAAGAAATTTAGCCAGTAGAAAGGGGCAATTTAATTTCAATCAAGTGAAATTTGAGTATTACAAAGATGAAACGATTGCATTACAAGCCTTTTTATCTGGGGCGTATGACTGGCGGATTGAAAGCGTGGCTAAGGTTTGGGCTAGGGGCTATGTGGGAAAGGCTATAGACAACAAGGAAATCACAAAGCATTTAATAGCCCATAAAATGCCAAGTGGCATGCAAGGGTTTTTCTTTAACACACGCCGTGCGATTTTTAAGGATAAAAGGGTGCGTGAAGCCTTGTTTTACGCTTTTGATTTTGAATGGGCAAATAAAAACTTATTTTTTTCACAATACAAACGCATCACGAGTTTTTTCAGTAATTCTGTGTATGCATCCACCCTTTTGCCAAGTCCTGAAGAAAAAGCTTTGCTAACCCCCTATGAAAAGAATTTAGATGAAAGGGTTTTTGATGAGCCTTTTGTCGTGCCAAGAACTGATGGAGCCGATGTTTTGGGCTACAACTTGAGAGAGAATTTAAAATACGCTCAAGGGCTTTTAAAAAGTGCTGGTTACACCTTTAAAAACATGCGTTTAGTGGATAAGAATAATAAGCCCTTTAGTTTCACCTTGCTCTTAAATAGCCCAGCATTTGAAAGATTAGCCCTAGCTTTTGCTAAAAACCTTAGAGTGTTAGGCATTGAATTGCAAATTCAAAGAGTGGATTTGAGTCAATATGTCAATAGGGTTAAAAGCTATGATTTTGATATGGTGGTGGGAGTGATAGGTCAATCACCCTTTCCAGGTAATGAACAACGCTTTTATTTTGGCTCAAGTAGTGCCAAGGAAAAAGGCACTAGAAATTACGCTGGAATTTCTAGTAAAATCGTGGATAACTTGATTGAAAAAATTATCAATGCCAAAGATTATAAAGAGCAAGTAGTTGCCACTCAAGCTATGGATAGAGTGCTATTATGGGGATTTTATGTGATTCCGCATTTTTATTTACCCACTTATAGAATTGCAACATACAATTACATCGGCTTGCCTGAAACTAGCCCTAGTTATGGATTCTCGCCTTATTTATGGTGGGCAAAAAAGTATGAAAAGGGGCATGCTAAATGA